A region of Granulicella aggregans DNA encodes the following proteins:
- the tpiA gene encoding triose-phosphate isomerase, translating to MNTPTRQKFVVGNWKMHSTTLEAEQLVNGVIHGLSVNNYVTVILCPPFPYLALVRDLLKGTQIALGAQNMYPEAEGAFTGEVSPTMLLDLGREYVILGHSERRHKLGESDSFINQKVECALAAGLNAILCVGETLEQRKANQTEAILDRQLTQGLANVPPEFLSQLSIAYEPVWAIGNALHHESPQQAHDALSLTRKKLSRICGEIRAQQMTLQYGGSVKPHNAAAFLGQPGLDGVLIGGASLKADQFVAIAKAAMGAMKAEVQPS from the coding sequence ATGAATACTCCCACTCGTCAGAAATTCGTCGTCGGAAATTGGAAGATGCACTCGACAACGTTAGAGGCGGAACAGTTAGTAAATGGAGTGATCCATGGCCTTAGCGTCAACAACTACGTCACAGTCATCCTTTGCCCGCCATTCCCTTATCTCGCGCTGGTCAGAGACCTGCTGAAGGGCACCCAGATCGCGCTAGGAGCACAAAACATGTATCCCGAGGCCGAGGGGGCGTTCACTGGCGAGGTCAGCCCGACGATGCTGCTCGATCTCGGCCGCGAATACGTCATCCTCGGACACAGTGAGCGCCGGCACAAACTGGGCGAATCCGATTCGTTCATCAATCAGAAGGTAGAGTGTGCGTTGGCTGCCGGACTGAATGCGATCCTCTGTGTGGGTGAGACGCTGGAGCAGCGTAAAGCGAATCAGACCGAAGCGATCCTCGACCGTCAACTGACGCAGGGGTTGGCGAACGTTCCACCGGAGTTTCTATCGCAACTGAGCATCGCCTACGAACCGGTGTGGGCAATAGGCAATGCCTTGCACCATGAGAGTCCACAACAGGCGCACGATGCGCTCTCGCTGACTCGCAAGAAGTTAAGTCGGATATGCGGAGAGATTCGCGCCCAGCAGATGACTCTCCAATACGGTGGCAGCGTCAAACCGCACAATGCGGCTGCTTTTCTAGGCCAGCCAGGCCTCGACGGCGTGCTCATCGGCGGTGCCAGCCTGAAGGCCGATCAGTTTGTCGCCATCGCAAAAGCCGCTATGGGCGCAATGAAAGCAGAGGTACAACCTTCTTAG
- a CDS encoding SHOCT domain-containing protein, whose product MHAYWWFFWILIWISYFSFFTPMRRVAYRQLQSPLQLLQQRYAAGEITSEEYEERRTKLTRDARTR is encoded by the coding sequence ATGCACGCGTACTGGTGGTTTTTCTGGATTCTGATCTGGATCTCGTACTTCTCCTTTTTTACGCCGATGCGGCGGGTCGCTTACAGACAGTTGCAGTCGCCGCTCCAGCTACTTCAGCAGAGATACGCTGCGGGAGAGATCACCAGTGAAGAATATGAGGAACGGCGCACCAAACTGACTCGGGATGCCAGGACTCGGTGA